In Molothrus ater isolate BHLD 08-10-18 breed brown headed cowbird unplaced genomic scaffold, BPBGC_Mater_1.1 matUn_MA127, whole genome shotgun sequence, a single genomic region encodes these proteins:
- the LOC118701098 gene encoding olfactory receptor 14J1-like yields the protein MFFFLLNLALADLGSICTTVPKAMHNSLWDTSNISYTGCAAQLFFFAFFISAEYFLLTIMCYDCYVSICKPLHYGTLLGSRACAHMAAAAWASAFLTALMHTANTFSLPLCHGNALGQFFCEIPQILKLSCSKSHLRELGLLTVSVFLALGCFMLIVFSYVQIFRAVLRIPSEQGRHKAFSTCLPHLAVLSLFLSTAAFAHLKPPSISSPSLDLALSVLYSVVPSALNPLIYSLRNQELKAAVWRLMTA from the coding sequence atgttcttcttcctgctcaacctggccctcgctgacctgggctccatctgcaccactgtccccaaagccatgcacaattccctctgggacaccagcaacatctcctacactggatgtgctgcacagctctttttttttgcctttttcatctCAGCAGAGTATTTCCtcctgaccatcatgtgctacgactgctacgtgtccatctgcaaacccctgcactacgggaccctcctgggcagcagagcttgtgcccacatggcagcagctgcctgggccagtgcctttctcactgctctcatgcacacggccaatacattttccctgcccctgtgccatggcaatgccctgggccagttcttctgtgaaatcccacagatcctcaagctctcctgctcaaaATCCCATCTCAGGGAACTGGGGCTTCTTACTGTTAGTGTCTTTTTAGCGCTTGGTTGTTTCATGTtaattgttttctcctatgtgcagatcttcagggctgtgctgaggatcccctctgagcagggacggcacaaagccttttccacctgcctccctcacctggctgtgctctccctgttcctcagcactgcagcgTTTGCTCacctgaagcccccctccatATCTTCgccatccctggatctggccctgtcTGTTCTGTACTCAGTGGTGCCTtcagccctgaaccccctcatctacagcctgaggaaccaggagctcaaggctgcagtgtggagactgatgactgcatga